A genomic window from Streptomyces broussonetiae includes:
- a CDS encoding L,D-transpeptidase, translating to MNVRPISGASATGRRGRGGRRGGTGLALISGALVLSLAACGGGGGKGADDGKGAVTQQGKQQSTAAVTISPRSGATGVDTSGALKVDAARGKLTEVTVKDGKGTKIDGSITGGGASWTPSTHLAAATKYTVHAVAKDSEGRESAEDSTFTTLTPKNTFLGYFTPEDGSTVGVGMPFSINFNRGITQPQAVEKAIRITTQPAVDVEGHWFGNDRLDFRPEKYWKEGTKVTVDLDLDGVEGRSGVYGKQHKTVKFTIGRNQVSVVDAKQHTMKITQDGKVVKTLPVTTGKPGYDTWNGQMVISEKLSVTRMNGETVGYGGEYDIKDVPHAMRLTTSGTFIHGNYWGGDAFGNYNASHGCVGLRDVRGGYDGSVPAAWFFNHSLIGDVVVVQHAHERTVDPSNGLNGWNMSWADWKK from the coding sequence TTGAACGTGCGGCCAATATCGGGGGCGTCGGCGACGGGGCGGCGAGGCCGTGGGGGACGGCGGGGCGGTACGGGTCTCGCGCTGATATCCGGGGCCCTGGTGCTGTCGCTCGCGGCCTGCGGCGGGGGCGGCGGCAAGGGGGCGGACGACGGCAAGGGAGCCGTTACCCAGCAGGGCAAGCAGCAGTCGACGGCAGCCGTCACCATCTCGCCCAGGTCCGGCGCCACCGGCGTCGACACGAGCGGCGCGCTCAAGGTCGACGCCGCCCGGGGCAAGCTGACCGAGGTGACCGTCAAGGACGGCAAGGGCACGAAGATCGACGGCAGCATCACCGGCGGGGGCGCGTCCTGGACGCCGTCGACCCATCTGGCCGCCGCCACCAAGTACACGGTGCACGCGGTCGCGAAGGACTCCGAGGGCCGCGAGAGCGCCGAGGACTCCACCTTCACCACGCTCACCCCCAAGAACACCTTCCTCGGCTACTTCACCCCTGAGGACGGATCCACCGTCGGCGTGGGCATGCCGTTCTCCATCAACTTCAACCGGGGCATCACCCAGCCGCAGGCCGTCGAGAAGGCCATCAGGATCACGACGCAGCCCGCGGTGGACGTCGAGGGCCACTGGTTCGGCAACGACCGCCTCGACTTCCGCCCCGAGAAGTACTGGAAGGAAGGCACGAAGGTCACCGTCGACCTCGACCTCGACGGCGTCGAGGGCCGCTCCGGCGTCTACGGCAAGCAGCACAAGACCGTGAAGTTCACCATCGGCCGCAACCAGGTCTCCGTCGTGGACGCCAAGCAGCACACGATGAAGATCACCCAGGACGGCAAGGTCGTCAAGACCCTCCCCGTCACCACCGGCAAGCCCGGCTACGACACCTGGAACGGCCAGATGGTCATCAGCGAGAAGCTCTCGGTGACCCGGATGAACGGCGAGACGGTCGGCTACGGCGGCGAGTACGACATCAAGGACGTCCCGCACGCCATGCGCCTGACCACGTCCGGCACCTTCATCCACGGCAACTACTGGGGCGGCGACGCCTTCGGCAACTACAACGCCAGCCACGGCTGCGTGGGCCTGCGCGACGTGCGCGGCGGCTACGACGGCTCCGTCCCCGCGGCCTGGTTCTTCAACCACTCGCTCATCGGAGACGTGGTCGTCGTCCAGCACGCGCACGAGCGCACGGTGGACCCGTCCAACGGGCTCAACGGGTGGAACATGTCGTGGGCCGACTGGAAGAAGTGA